The proteins below are encoded in one region of Salmo salar chromosome ssa02, Ssal_v3.1, whole genome shotgun sequence:
- the LOC106591322 gene encoding zinc finger protein 271 isoform X2, translating to MDRDKASPSPGQPPLRTLLLVLVDCRKTPGQSGTERREEEHGEMISLRDIPNRCSLSGRGLLSGEPQQHHDADKKEKSLSRSEHLKKHQHRGIGKKPHHCCSDCGKSLAKQDLTIHEQIHTLEHASRTLKYHQRIHSGEGPYTCFDCGKYLNQSGAQTKHKHIGEKPYSCVQCGKSFNKSGHLTRHQRIHTGEKPYSCDHCGKRYTQGYNLTVHQRIHTGEKPYSCDQCGKSFSDSGSMITHQRIHTGEKPYSCVQCGKSFNQSGAMTRHQRIHTGQKYYRCDQCGKSFNQSGHLTEHQRIHTGEKPYSCVQCGKSFSHSGTLTKHQRIHTGEKPYSCDQCGKSFNHSGTLTKHQRIHTGEKPYSCDQCGKSFNHSGSLTKHQRIHTGEKPYSCDQCGKSFAQSGYLATHQLIHTGEKPYSCDHCGKSFCRSGDLITHQRIHTGEKPYSCDHCGKSFSRSGNLIIHQLIHTGEKPYSCDQCGKSFSRSGDLITHQRIHTGEKPYSCDQCGKSFSRSGDLTTHQRIHTGEKPCSCDHCGKSFVRDSNLIAHQRIHTGEKPYSCDHCGKSFSRSGDLITHQRIHTGEKPYSCDHCGKSFSRSGDLITHQRIHTGEKPYTCDQCGKSFNHSGTLTRHQRIHTGEKPYSCDQCGKSFAQSGYLATHQRIHTGEKPYSCVQCGKSFNQSGALTTHQRIHTGEKPYSCDQCAKSFSDSGSMILHQRIHTGEKPYSCDQCGKSFNQSGAMTRHQRIHTGEKPYSCDQCGKSFNQSETLSKHQRIHTGEKPYSCDQCGKSFNQSGHLTEHQRIHTGEKPYSCDQCGKSFSRSGDLITHQRTHTGEKSYSCLCGKRFAHSGSLKKHQKAETCFLSSPSSLALVPDP from the coding sequence GGGACATCCCTAATCGTTGCTCTCTTAGTGGGAGGGGCTTATTATCTGGGGAGccacaacaacatcatgatgctgacaagaaagagaagagtctctccagatcagaacacctcaagaaacaccagcatagAGGTATAGGGAAGAAACCTcaccactgctgctctgactgtgggaagagtttggcTAAACAAGACTTGACAATTCATGAGCAAATTCACACTCTAGAGCATGCATCTAGAACCTTAAAATATCATCAGAGAATTCATTCAGGGGAGGGACCTTATACCTGCTTTGATTGTGGGAAATACTTAAATCAGTCAGGAGCCCAGACTAAACACAAACAcataggagagaagccttatagctgtgttcagtgtgggaagagcttcaataaGTCAGGACACCTGACTagacaccaacgcatacacacaggagagaagccttatagctgtgatcattgTGGGAAGAGGTATACTCAAGGTTAcaatctgactgtacaccagcgcatacacacaggagagaaaccttatagctgtgatcagtgtgggaagagtttcagtgACTCAGGATCCATGATtacacaccaacgcatacacacaggagagaagccttatagctgtgttcagtgtgggaagagcttcaatcaatCAGGAGCCATGACTagacaccaacgcatacacacaggacagaaatattatagatgtgatcagtgtgggaagagcttcaatcaatCAGGACACCTGACTgaacaccaacgcatacacacaggagagaagccttatagctgtgttcagtgtgggaagagtttcagtcATTCAGGAACCCTGACTaaacaccaacgcatacacacaggagagaagccttatagctgtgatcagtgtgggaagagcttcaatcattCAGGAACCCTGACTaaacaccaacgcatacacacaggagagaagccttatagctgtgatcagtgtgggaagagcttcaatcattCAGGAAGCCTGACTaaacaccaacgcatacacacaggagagaagccttatagctgtgatcagtgtgggaagagctttgctcAATCTGGATACCTGGCTACACACCAactcatacacacaggagagaagccttatagctgtgatcattgTGGGAAGAGCTTCTGTCGATCAGGAGACCTGATtacacaccaacgcatacacactggagagaagccttatagctgtgatcattgtgggaagagcttcagtcGATCAGGAAACCTGATTATACACCAACtcatccacacaggagagaagccttatagttgtgatcagtgtgggaagagcttcagtcGATCAGGAGACCTGATtacacaccaacgcatacacacaggagagaagccttatagttgtgatcagtgtgggaagagcttcagtcGATCAGGAGACCTGACtacacaccaacgcatacacacaggagagaagccttgtagctgtgatcattgtggaaagagttttgttcGAGATTCCAATCTGATTgcacaccaacgcatacacacaggagagaagccttatagttgtgatcattgtgggaagagcttcagtcGATCAGGAGACCTGATtacacaccaacgcatacacacaggagagaagccttatagctgtgatcattgtgggaagagcttcagtcGATCAGGAGACCTGATtacacaccaacgcatacacacaggagagaagccttatacctgtgatcagtgtgggaagagcttcaatcattCAGGAACCCTGACTagacaccaacgcatacacacaggagagaagccttatagctgtgatcagtgtgggaagagctttgctcAGTCTGGATACCTGGCtacacaccaacgcatacacacaggagagaagccttatagctgtgttcagtgtgggaagagcttcaatcaatCAGGAGCCCTGACtacacaccaacgcatacacacaggagagaagccttatagctgtgatcagtgtgcgAAGAGTTTCAGTGACTCAGGATCCATGATTctacaccaacgcatacacacaggagagaagccttatagctgtgatcagtgtgggaagagcttcaatcaatCAGGAGCCATGACTagacaccaacgcatacacacaggagagaagccttatagctgtgatcagtgtgggaagagcttcaatcaatCAGAAACCCTGAGCAAACatcaacgcatacacacaggagagaagccttatagctgtgatcagtgtgggaagagcttcaatcaatCAGGACACCTGACTgaacaccaacgcatacacacaggagagaagccttatagttgtgatcagtgtgggaagagcttcagtcGATCAGGAGACCTGATTACAcaccaacgcacacacacaggagagaaatcttactcATGTCTATGTGGAAAGAGATTTGCTCATTCAGGGTCCCTGAAAAAACACCAGAAAGCTGAAACATGTTTTctttcatctccctcctctctggcaCTGGTTCCAGATccctaa
- the LOC106591322 gene encoding zinc finger protein 271 isoform X3 yields the protein MISLRDIPNRCSLSGRGLLSGEPQQHHDADKKEKSLSRSEHLKKHQHRGIGKKPHHCCSDCGKSLAKQDLTIHEQIHTLEHASRTLKYHQRIHSGEGPYTCFDCGKYLNQSGAQTKHKHIGEKPYSCVQCGKSFNKSGHLTRHQRIHTGEKPYSCDHCGKRYTQGYNLTVHQRIHTGEKPYSCDQCGKSFSDSGSMITHQRIHTGEKPYSCVQCGKSFNQSGAMTRHQRIHTGQKYYRCDQCGKSFNQSGHLTEHQRIHTGEKPYSCVQCGKSFSHSGTLTKHQRIHTGEKPYSCDQCGKSFNHSGTLTKHQRIHTGEKPYSCDQCGKSFNHSGSLTKHQRIHTGEKPYSCDQCGKSFAQSGYLATHQLIHTGEKPYSCDHCGKSFCRSGDLITHQRIHTGEKPYSCDHCGKSFSRSGNLIIHQLIHTGEKPYSCDQCGKSFSRSGDLITHQRIHTGEKPYSCDQCGKSFSRSGDLTTHQRIHTGEKPCSCDHCGKSFVRDSNLIAHQRIHTGEKPYSCDHCGKSFSRSGDLITHQRIHTGEKPYSCDHCGKSFSRSGDLITHQRIHTGEKPYTCDQCGKSFNHSGTLTRHQRIHTGEKPYSCDQCGKSFAQSGYLATHQRIHTGEKPYSCVQCGKSFNQSGALTTHQRIHTGEKPYSCDQCAKSFSDSGSMILHQRIHTGEKPYSCDQCGKSFNQSGAMTRHQRIHTGEKPYSCDQCGKSFNQSETLSKHQRIHTGEKPYSCDQCGKSFNQSGHLTEHQRIHTGEKPYSCDQCGKSFSRSGDLITHQRTHTGEKSYSCLCGKRFAHSGSLKKHQKAETCFLSSPSSLALVPDP from the coding sequence GGGACATCCCTAATCGTTGCTCTCTTAGTGGGAGGGGCTTATTATCTGGGGAGccacaacaacatcatgatgctgacaagaaagagaagagtctctccagatcagaacacctcaagaaacaccagcatagAGGTATAGGGAAGAAACCTcaccactgctgctctgactgtgggaagagtttggcTAAACAAGACTTGACAATTCATGAGCAAATTCACACTCTAGAGCATGCATCTAGAACCTTAAAATATCATCAGAGAATTCATTCAGGGGAGGGACCTTATACCTGCTTTGATTGTGGGAAATACTTAAATCAGTCAGGAGCCCAGACTAAACACAAACAcataggagagaagccttatagctgtgttcagtgtgggaagagcttcaataaGTCAGGACACCTGACTagacaccaacgcatacacacaggagagaagccttatagctgtgatcattgTGGGAAGAGGTATACTCAAGGTTAcaatctgactgtacaccagcgcatacacacaggagagaaaccttatagctgtgatcagtgtgggaagagtttcagtgACTCAGGATCCATGATtacacaccaacgcatacacacaggagagaagccttatagctgtgttcagtgtgggaagagcttcaatcaatCAGGAGCCATGACTagacaccaacgcatacacacaggacagaaatattatagatgtgatcagtgtgggaagagcttcaatcaatCAGGACACCTGACTgaacaccaacgcatacacacaggagagaagccttatagctgtgttcagtgtgggaagagtttcagtcATTCAGGAACCCTGACTaaacaccaacgcatacacacaggagagaagccttatagctgtgatcagtgtgggaagagcttcaatcattCAGGAACCCTGACTaaacaccaacgcatacacacaggagagaagccttatagctgtgatcagtgtgggaagagcttcaatcattCAGGAAGCCTGACTaaacaccaacgcatacacacaggagagaagccttatagctgtgatcagtgtgggaagagctttgctcAATCTGGATACCTGGCTACACACCAactcatacacacaggagagaagccttatagctgtgatcattgTGGGAAGAGCTTCTGTCGATCAGGAGACCTGATtacacaccaacgcatacacactggagagaagccttatagctgtgatcattgtgggaagagcttcagtcGATCAGGAAACCTGATTATACACCAACtcatccacacaggagagaagccttatagttgtgatcagtgtgggaagagcttcagtcGATCAGGAGACCTGATtacacaccaacgcatacacacaggagagaagccttatagttgtgatcagtgtgggaagagcttcagtcGATCAGGAGACCTGACtacacaccaacgcatacacacaggagagaagccttgtagctgtgatcattgtggaaagagttttgttcGAGATTCCAATCTGATTgcacaccaacgcatacacacaggagagaagccttatagttgtgatcattgtgggaagagcttcagtcGATCAGGAGACCTGATtacacaccaacgcatacacacaggagagaagccttatagctgtgatcattgtgggaagagcttcagtcGATCAGGAGACCTGATtacacaccaacgcatacacacaggagagaagccttatacctgtgatcagtgtgggaagagcttcaatcattCAGGAACCCTGACTagacaccaacgcatacacacaggagagaagccttatagctgtgatcagtgtgggaagagctttgctcAGTCTGGATACCTGGCtacacaccaacgcatacacacaggagagaagccttatagctgtgttcagtgtgggaagagcttcaatcaatCAGGAGCCCTGACtacacaccaacgcatacacacaggagagaagccttatagctgtgatcagtgtgcgAAGAGTTTCAGTGACTCAGGATCCATGATTctacaccaacgcatacacacaggagagaagccttatagctgtgatcagtgtgggaagagcttcaatcaatCAGGAGCCATGACTagacaccaacgcatacacacaggagagaagccttatagctgtgatcagtgtgggaagagcttcaatcaatCAGAAACCCTGAGCAAACatcaacgcatacacacaggagagaagccttatagctgtgatcagtgtgggaagagcttcaatcaatCAGGACACCTGACTgaacaccaacgcatacacacaggagagaagccttatagttgtgatcagtgtgggaagagcttcagtcGATCAGGAGACCTGATTACAcaccaacgcacacacacaggagagaaatcttactcATGTCTATGTGGAAAGAGATTTGCTCATTCAGGGTCCCTGAAAAAACACCAGAAAGCTGAAACATGTTTTctttcatctccctcctctctggcaCTGGTTCCAGATccctaa
- the LOC106591322 gene encoding zinc finger protein 271 isoform X1: MDRDKASPSPGQPPLRTLLLVLVDCRKTPGQSGTERREEEHGEMISLSKNHGDIPNRCSLSGRGLLSGEPQQHHDADKKEKSLSRSEHLKKHQHRGIGKKPHHCCSDCGKSLAKQDLTIHEQIHTLEHASRTLKYHQRIHSGEGPYTCFDCGKYLNQSGAQTKHKHIGEKPYSCVQCGKSFNKSGHLTRHQRIHTGEKPYSCDHCGKRYTQGYNLTVHQRIHTGEKPYSCDQCGKSFSDSGSMITHQRIHTGEKPYSCVQCGKSFNQSGAMTRHQRIHTGQKYYRCDQCGKSFNQSGHLTEHQRIHTGEKPYSCVQCGKSFSHSGTLTKHQRIHTGEKPYSCDQCGKSFNHSGTLTKHQRIHTGEKPYSCDQCGKSFNHSGSLTKHQRIHTGEKPYSCDQCGKSFAQSGYLATHQLIHTGEKPYSCDHCGKSFCRSGDLITHQRIHTGEKPYSCDHCGKSFSRSGNLIIHQLIHTGEKPYSCDQCGKSFSRSGDLITHQRIHTGEKPYSCDQCGKSFSRSGDLTTHQRIHTGEKPCSCDHCGKSFVRDSNLIAHQRIHTGEKPYSCDHCGKSFSRSGDLITHQRIHTGEKPYSCDHCGKSFSRSGDLITHQRIHTGEKPYTCDQCGKSFNHSGTLTRHQRIHTGEKPYSCDQCGKSFAQSGYLATHQRIHTGEKPYSCVQCGKSFNQSGALTTHQRIHTGEKPYSCDQCAKSFSDSGSMILHQRIHTGEKPYSCDQCGKSFNQSGAMTRHQRIHTGEKPYSCDQCGKSFNQSETLSKHQRIHTGEKPYSCDQCGKSFNQSGHLTEHQRIHTGEKPYSCDQCGKSFSRSGDLITHQRTHTGEKSYSCLCGKRFAHSGSLKKHQKAETCFLSSPSSLALVPDP, from the coding sequence GGGACATCCCTAATCGTTGCTCTCTTAGTGGGAGGGGCTTATTATCTGGGGAGccacaacaacatcatgatgctgacaagaaagagaagagtctctccagatcagaacacctcaagaaacaccagcatagAGGTATAGGGAAGAAACCTcaccactgctgctctgactgtgggaagagtttggcTAAACAAGACTTGACAATTCATGAGCAAATTCACACTCTAGAGCATGCATCTAGAACCTTAAAATATCATCAGAGAATTCATTCAGGGGAGGGACCTTATACCTGCTTTGATTGTGGGAAATACTTAAATCAGTCAGGAGCCCAGACTAAACACAAACAcataggagagaagccttatagctgtgttcagtgtgggaagagcttcaataaGTCAGGACACCTGACTagacaccaacgcatacacacaggagagaagccttatagctgtgatcattgTGGGAAGAGGTATACTCAAGGTTAcaatctgactgtacaccagcgcatacacacaggagagaaaccttatagctgtgatcagtgtgggaagagtttcagtgACTCAGGATCCATGATtacacaccaacgcatacacacaggagagaagccttatagctgtgttcagtgtgggaagagcttcaatcaatCAGGAGCCATGACTagacaccaacgcatacacacaggacagaaatattatagatgtgatcagtgtgggaagagcttcaatcaatCAGGACACCTGACTgaacaccaacgcatacacacaggagagaagccttatagctgtgttcagtgtgggaagagtttcagtcATTCAGGAACCCTGACTaaacaccaacgcatacacacaggagagaagccttatagctgtgatcagtgtgggaagagcttcaatcattCAGGAACCCTGACTaaacaccaacgcatacacacaggagagaagccttatagctgtgatcagtgtgggaagagcttcaatcattCAGGAAGCCTGACTaaacaccaacgcatacacacaggagagaagccttatagctgtgatcagtgtgggaagagctttgctcAATCTGGATACCTGGCTACACACCAactcatacacacaggagagaagccttatagctgtgatcattgTGGGAAGAGCTTCTGTCGATCAGGAGACCTGATtacacaccaacgcatacacactggagagaagccttatagctgtgatcattgtgggaagagcttcagtcGATCAGGAAACCTGATTATACACCAACtcatccacacaggagagaagccttatagttgtgatcagtgtgggaagagcttcagtcGATCAGGAGACCTGATtacacaccaacgcatacacacaggagagaagccttatagttgtgatcagtgtgggaagagcttcagtcGATCAGGAGACCTGACtacacaccaacgcatacacacaggagagaagccttgtagctgtgatcattgtggaaagagttttgttcGAGATTCCAATCTGATTgcacaccaacgcatacacacaggagagaagccttatagttgtgatcattgtgggaagagcttcagtcGATCAGGAGACCTGATtacacaccaacgcatacacacaggagagaagccttatagctgtgatcattgtgggaagagcttcagtcGATCAGGAGACCTGATtacacaccaacgcatacacacaggagagaagccttatacctgtgatcagtgtgggaagagcttcaatcattCAGGAACCCTGACTagacaccaacgcatacacacaggagagaagccttatagctgtgatcagtgtgggaagagctttgctcAGTCTGGATACCTGGCtacacaccaacgcatacacacaggagagaagccttatagctgtgttcagtgtgggaagagcttcaatcaatCAGGAGCCCTGACtacacaccaacgcatacacacaggagagaagccttatagctgtgatcagtgtgcgAAGAGTTTCAGTGACTCAGGATCCATGATTctacaccaacgcatacacacaggagagaagccttatagctgtgatcagtgtgggaagagcttcaatcaatCAGGAGCCATGACTagacaccaacgcatacacacaggagagaagccttatagctgtgatcagtgtgggaagagcttcaatcaatCAGAAACCCTGAGCAAACatcaacgcatacacacaggagagaagccttatagctgtgatcagtgtgggaagagcttcaatcaatCAGGACACCTGACTgaacaccaacgcatacacacaggagagaagccttatagttgtgatcagtgtgggaagagcttcagtcGATCAGGAGACCTGATTACAcaccaacgcacacacacaggagagaaatcttactcATGTCTATGTGGAAAGAGATTTGCTCATTCAGGGTCCCTGAAAAAACACCAGAAAGCTGAAACATGTTTTctttcatctccctcctctctggcaCTGGTTCCAGATccctaa